The DNA sequence ACGGCGGGACGCCCGTGTCGACGCCGTGCTTCGTCCTGGTCACCGAGGAGCTGGCGCGCGGCTGGATGAGCCTCGCGGGCGCGATGGGCGGCCACACGGTCGTCGTGAAGCTGCTGCTGCGCTTCGGCACCGACGCGCAGCGGGCGCGCTGGCTGCCGCGCCTCGCCACCGGCGAGGTCCGCGCGGCGATGGCCCTGACGGAGCCGGACGGCGGCTCCGACCTCCAGGCCCTGCGCACCGTGGCCCGGCGTGAGGGCGCCGGGTACGTGGTGAACGGCGCGAAGACCTGGATCACCAACGCCCGCCGCTCCGGCCTGTTCGCCCTGCTGTGCAAGACCGACCCCGACGCCGAGCCGCGCCACCGGGGCATCTCGGTGCTGCTCGCCGAGCACGGCCCCGGTCTGACGGTCGCGCGGGACCTGCCGAAGCTCGGCTACAAGGGCGTGGAGAGCTGCGAGCTGCTCCTCGAGGACTTCCGCGCGGGCCCGGACGCGCTGCTCGGCGGGGTCGAGGGGCGCGGCTTCGGCCAGATGATGCACGGCCTGGAGACCGGGCGGCTCCAGGTGGCGGCGCGGGCGCTCGGCGTGGGCCGCGCCGCGTTCGAGGACGCGCTGCGCTACGCCCAGGAGCGCGAGGCCTTCGGCAAGCCGATCTGGCGCCACCAGTCCATCGGCAACTACCTGGCGGAGATGGCGACGTCACTGACGGCGACGCGTCAGCTCACCCTGTACGCGGCGCGCGCGGCCGACGCGGGACGGCGCGCCGACATGGAGGCGGGCATGGCCAAGCTGTGCGCGTCGGAGACGGCCATGAGGATCGCGCTCGACGCCGTGCGCGTGCACGGCGGGCACGGCTACTCGACGGAGTTCGACGTCGAACGCTACTTCCGCGACGCCCCGTTGATGATCGTCGGCGAGGGCACCAACGAGATCCAGCGGAACGTGATCGTGCGTCAGCTCATCGCGCGGGGCGGCCTCGACTGACGCTCAGACCACGCCGAGGCCCTCGATGAGCACGGCGTTCGGCAGGTCCGCGAGCGCCTTGCCGGGCACGATCAGCTTGCCGCGACGGCCGCCGCTGCCGATCAGGACGTGCGGAAGGGCGGTCACGGCGGTGTCCACGAGCAGCGCCCAGCTCGCGGGCAGGCCGATCGGCGTGATGCCGCCGTACTCCATGCCGGTCTCGCCCACGGCGGTGTCCATCGGCGCGAACGACGCCTTGCGGGCGCCCAGTTGGCGGCGCACGGCACCGTTCACGTCGACGCGGGTGCCGGAGAGGACCACGCACGCGGCGAGCGTGGTCTCGCCGCCGCGCTTGCCCGCGACGACGACGCAGTTCGCGGACTCCTGGAGCAGCTCGGGGCCGTAGTGCTCCACGAACGCGGCGGTGTCCGCCCACTGCGGCTCGGTGTCGACGTGGATCAGCTCGTCGGCGGGCACGGGCCCGCTCCAGGCGCGCACGGCGTCGGCCACGGGGGCGACGAGCAGGTCGAGGGCCTGGGGAGCGGGGCGGACGACGTCGAAGTTTCCGAGAGGAGCGCGCATGTCCGCACCGTAACAGGGCGGTTCGGCCCGACCGGGGCCGGAGGCCGCGCCGTGGCGGCGGCTGCTCAGTACGACCCGGCGTGCGCGGGCGGCACCGCCACGGACATGGTCATCTCCACCGGTTCCGCGCCCTTGTTGTGGTAGCCGTGCGGGACGTTGGCCTCGAAGGTCACCGAGGACCCGGTGGGCACGAGGTGCTCCGCGCCGTCCACGACGAGCGTCAGTTCACCGGCCCGTACGTGCAGCAGCTCGATGGTGCCGGGCGGGTGCGCGTCGGAGTCGCTGCCGTCGCCGGGCATCAGGCGCCACGACCACAGCTCGAAGGGGCCGCGCGCCTCGGCGCCGACGAGCAGCGTGGTGCTGGAGCCCGCGTCGGTGGACCACATCCGCACCATCTGCTCGGGCGGCACGACGCGCACGTGCGGGCCCTGCTCGTAGTCGAGCAGGGTGGTGATGCTGATGCCGAGGGCGTCGGCGAGCTTGACGGTGATGCCGACGCTGGGGTTGGTGCGGGCCTGCTCGATCTGGATGATCATGCCGCGGCTGACGCCGGAGCGGGCCGCGAGGGCGTCGAGCGTGAAGCCCCTCTCGCCGCGCCAGCGCTTCAGGTTCCGCGCGAGCGACTGCGTGAGCTGGTCGAGATCCGACACATTCCGTCCAATATTTTGGATGACAGGGTTCACTGTACTGAACTACGGTGTGGTGCACCCGAAGGCTCCCGATGGTTCACCACACTGTACTGCGAGGTTCCCCGTGCCAGGACTGACAGCGCTGTTCGCCCTGGCCACCAGCCTCATGTGGGGCCTCGCCGACTTCGGCGGCGGACTGCTGACCCGGCGCATCCCCGCCCTGACCGTGGTCGTGGTGTCCCAGTGCGTCGCGGTGGCCGTCCTCGGCGTCGTGGTGGTCGCCACCGGCAGCTGGACCGAGTGGGGGCCACAGCTCTGGTTCGCCGTCGGCGCGGGCCTGGTGGGGCCGGTCGCGATGCTCGCCTTCTACAAGGCGCTCGCGCTCGGCCCGATGGGCGTGGTCTCGCCGCTCGGCTCCCTCGGCGTCGTGGTGCCGGTGGGCGTCGGCCTGTTCCTGGGCGAGCGGCCGGGCCCCGCGCAGTTCGCGGGCATCGCCGTGGCCGTCGTCGGCATCGTCCTCGCGGGCGGGCCCGAGCTGCGCGGCGCGCCCGTGCGGCGCCAGGCGGTCCTGCTCACGCTGCTCGCGGCGTTCGGCTTCGGCGCCGTCATGGCCCTGATCGCGGAGGCGTCGACCACCGTCACGGGCCTGTTCCTCGCCCTGTTCGTCCAGCGCGTCACGAACGTCCTGGCGGGCGGGACCGCCCTGTACGTCAGCGTGCGGCGCGGCGGCAGGGCCCTGCCGGAGGGCACCGGCATGCACATCGTCTGGGCCGCGCTGCCCGCGCTCGCCTTCGTGGGCCTCGCGGACGTCGCCGCCAACGGCACGTACGCGATGGCGGCCCGCAGCGGCCCCGTCACCGTCGCGGCCGTGCTCGCCTCCCTCTACCCCGTGGTCACCGCGCTCGCCGCGCGCGGCGTCCTCAAGGAACGCCTCCGCGGAGTGCAGGCGGCGGGCGCGGGCCTCGCCCTGGTGGGGACGGTGCTGCTCGCCACGGGGTGAGGCGGCACCGGGCGCGGCCGGGCCCTAGGCGCGGCCCTCGGCGTCCGGCACGTCGGTCAGTTCGCCGAGCCCTTCGAGGTCCTCAAGGTCGCCGAGCGCGAGCAGCTGCTCCGGCGTGATGCCCTCCGGGATCGGCACCGGGGCGGGCGTCCGCAACGGCGGCTGCCACCCCCGCTCCGCGCACCACGTCCGTACGACCCGCGCGGGCGCGCCCGCCACCACGGCGTGGTCGGGCACCTCGCCGCGCACCACGGCGCCCGCGGCGACCACCACGTTGCGGCCGAGCCGGGCGCCCGGCAGGATCACCGCGCCCGTGCCGATCCAGCAGCCGGAGCCGATCGTCACCGGCTCCATGCGCGGCCACTGCTTGCCGATCGGCGTGTGCGGATCGTCGTAGCTGTGGTTCGTCGAGGTCACGTACACGTACGGCCCGAAGTAGCAGTCGTCGCCGATCGTCACCGACGTATCGGCGATCACATGGCTGCCGCGGCCGAGGACCACGCCGTC is a window from the Streptomyces spectabilis genome containing:
- a CDS encoding acyltransferase, which gives rise to MPRNKNVFSSLTAWRRGVAQRAVHAGWAWVQRTGAVTARRPGRLEFGAIGEGTKLAFPQGTVFGAPWIRLGAHCVVGEQVTLTAGLMPDLDLGPDPILRVGDGVVLGRGSHVIADTSVTIGDDCYFGPYVYVTSTNHSYDDPHTPIGKQWPRMEPVTIGSGCWIGTGAVILPGARLGRNVVVAAGAVVRGEVPDHAVVAGAPARVVRTWCAERGWQPPLRTPAPVPIPEGITPEQLLALGDLEDLEGLGELTDVPDAEGRA
- a CDS encoding acyl-CoA dehydrogenase family protein, whose amino-acid sequence is MSALEGLPPAERLVVTTVRDFVDRRVRPVVRDLEHADTYPEALVEEMKRLGVFGLAVPQEYGGTPVSTPCFVLVTEELARGWMSLAGAMGGHTVVVKLLLRFGTDAQRARWLPRLATGEVRAAMALTEPDGGSDLQALRTVARREGAGYVVNGAKTWITNARRSGLFALLCKTDPDAEPRHRGISVLLAEHGPGLTVARDLPKLGYKGVESCELLLEDFRAGPDALLGGVEGRGFGQMMHGLETGRLQVAARALGVGRAAFEDALRYAQEREAFGKPIWRHQSIGNYLAEMATSLTATRQLTLYAARAADAGRRADMEAGMAKLCASETAMRIALDAVRVHGGHGYSTEFDVERYFRDAPLMIVGEGTNEIQRNVIVRQLIARGGLD
- a CDS encoding DMT family transporter: MTALFALATSLMWGLADFGGGLLTRRIPALTVVVVSQCVAVAVLGVVVVATGSWTEWGPQLWFAVGAGLVGPVAMLAFYKALALGPMGVVSPLGSLGVVVPVGVGLFLGERPGPAQFAGIAVAVVGIVLAGGPELRGAPVRRQAVLLTLLAAFGFGAVMALIAEASTTVTGLFLALFVQRVTNVLAGGTALYVSVRRGGRALPEGTGMHIVWAALPALAFVGLADVAANGTYAMAARSGPVTVAAVLASLYPVVTALAARGVLKERLRGVQAAGAGLALVGTVLLATG
- a CDS encoding YbaK/EbsC family protein, with amino-acid sequence MRAPLGNFDVVRPAPQALDLLVAPVADAVRAWSGPVPADELIHVDTEPQWADTAAFVEHYGPELLQESANCVVVAGKRGGETTLAACVVLSGTRVDVNGAVRRQLGARKASFAPMDTAVGETGMEYGGITPIGLPASWALLVDTAVTALPHVLIGSGGRRGKLIVPGKALADLPNAVLIEGLGVV
- a CDS encoding helix-turn-helix domain-containing protein; protein product: MSDLDQLTQSLARNLKRWRGERGFTLDALAARSGVSRGMIIQIEQARTNPSVGITVKLADALGISITTLLDYEQGPHVRVVPPEQMVRMWSTDAGSSTTLLVGAEARGPFELWSWRLMPGDGSDSDAHPPGTIELLHVRAGELTLVVDGAEHLVPTGSSVTFEANVPHGYHNKGAEPVEMTMSVAVPPAHAGSY